In one window of Brassica rapa cultivar Chiifu-401-42 chromosome A07, CAAS_Brap_v3.01, whole genome shotgun sequence DNA:
- the LOC103828305 gene encoding UBP1-associated proteins 1C isoform X2, giving the protein MVWFQCEDCGASLKKPKLPTHFRTCRASRLSCIDCGETFGQDSVQGHNQCITEAEKYGPKGLSKGTPAKPKDGSKQQPDFDIKVGLSNRYPWFCSLCNTSATSEQTLLSHADGKKHRGKAKSFHAKQQGSDNPVVVDATENASNGVTEEKKEDSVVLHVEKKRKLDDTLVDTENKGEVVQTEGKGNEVKKAKKQQDHEKKINWKKLITSALKSEDKTLKMKKLKKLVLESLVDSGITRDKSDVSEEIELKVNSSSRFTVDGKYVKLVAKD; this is encoded by the exons ATGGTTTGGTTTCAATGCGAGGACTGTGGAGCGAGTCTGAAGAAGCCAAAGCTCCCGACTCACTTCAGGACGTGCCGTGCCTCAAGG TTATCGTGCATCGACTGTGGAGAAACGTTTGGACAAGATAGTGTACAAGGACATAACCAGTGCATTACCGAGGCT GAGAAGTATGGTCCAAAAGGGCTGTCAAAGGGCACACCTGCAAAGCCAAAGGACGGCTCGAAGCAACAGCCTGACTTTGATATTAAGGTTGGCTTGTCAAATCGGTATCCATGGTTTTGTAG CTTATGTAACACAAGTGCTACTAGCGAGCAGACTTTGCTTTCCCATGCTGATGGGAAGAAACACCGAGGAAAAGCAAAAAGCTTCCATGCTAAACAACAGGGATCTGACAACCCTGTGGTGGTGGATGCAACGGAGAATGCTTCTAATGGTGTTacggaagagaagaaagaagattcAGTTGTCTTGCATGTTGAGAAAAAGAGAAAGCTTGACGACACTTTAGTTGATACGGAGAACAAGGGAGAGGTAGTTCAAACTGAAGGAAAAGGAAATGAAGTGAAGAAAGCCAAGAAGCAGCAGGATCATGAGAAGAAAATCAATTGGAAGAAGTTGATCACATCAGCTTTGAAATCT GAAGATAAAACTTTGAAGATGAAGAAACTGAAGAAGCTCGTTCTGGAATCTCTTGTGGATTCAGGCATTACTCGAGACAAATCCGACGTTAGTGAGGAAATAGAGCTTAAG gTGAACTCGAGCTCCAGATTCACAGTTGATGGCAAGTATGTGAAACTTGTGGCTAAAGATTGA
- the LOC103828305 gene encoding UBP1-associated proteins 1C isoform X1 translates to MVWFQCEDCGASLKKPKLPTHFRTCRASRLSCIDCGETFGQDSVQGHNQCITEAEKYGPKGLSKGTPAKPKDGSKQQPDFDIKVGLSNRYPWFCSLCNTSATSEQTLLSHADGKKHRGKAKSFHAKQQGSDNPVVVDATENASNGVTEEKKEDSVVLHVEKKRKLDDTLVDTENKGEVVQTEGKGNEVKKAKKQQDHEKKINWKKLITSALKSKEDKTLKMKKLKKLVLESLVDSGITRDKSDVSEEIELKVNSSSRFTVDGKYVKLVAKD, encoded by the exons ATGGTTTGGTTTCAATGCGAGGACTGTGGAGCGAGTCTGAAGAAGCCAAAGCTCCCGACTCACTTCAGGACGTGCCGTGCCTCAAGG TTATCGTGCATCGACTGTGGAGAAACGTTTGGACAAGATAGTGTACAAGGACATAACCAGTGCATTACCGAGGCT GAGAAGTATGGTCCAAAAGGGCTGTCAAAGGGCACACCTGCAAAGCCAAAGGACGGCTCGAAGCAACAGCCTGACTTTGATATTAAGGTTGGCTTGTCAAATCGGTATCCATGGTTTTGTAG CTTATGTAACACAAGTGCTACTAGCGAGCAGACTTTGCTTTCCCATGCTGATGGGAAGAAACACCGAGGAAAAGCAAAAAGCTTCCATGCTAAACAACAGGGATCTGACAACCCTGTGGTGGTGGATGCAACGGAGAATGCTTCTAATGGTGTTacggaagagaagaaagaagattcAGTTGTCTTGCATGTTGAGAAAAAGAGAAAGCTTGACGACACTTTAGTTGATACGGAGAACAAGGGAGAGGTAGTTCAAACTGAAGGAAAAGGAAATGAAGTGAAGAAAGCCAAGAAGCAGCAGGATCATGAGAAGAAAATCAATTGGAAGAAGTTGATCACATCAGCTTTGAAATCT AAGGAAGATAAAACTTTGAAGATGAAGAAACTGAAGAAGCTCGTTCTGGAATCTCTTGTGGATTCAGGCATTACTCGAGACAAATCCGACGTTAGTGAGGAAATAGAGCTTAAG gTGAACTCGAGCTCCAGATTCACAGTTGATGGCAAGTATGTGAAACTTGTGGCTAAAGATTGA